Proteins co-encoded in one Medicago truncatula cultivar Jemalong A17 chromosome 8, MtrunA17r5.0-ANR, whole genome shotgun sequence genomic window:
- the LOC11413795 gene encoding probable hexosyltransferase MUCI70 isoform X2, whose protein sequence is MEGDLQKSLSLRLNRRGDRTNQNPQAKGRVPQDYPMSMKIVWKKGFVRLVLVGGILWMLLILVALLFHIWSCQSSVSFLSVMCNKDSKVYSMLDTYGLVPKLHRCPIPLFDDPDKIVIPTRRTSDKIVKNLSYFTEDEIPNDSSQSSPLFGGHLSWKQREESFKLKSNMKVHCGFIQGGGAEMDPIDIKYVKKCKFVVASGIFDGYDIPHQPSNISLRSKKLFCFLMVVDEVSLKFMRENTTVEEDSAGGKWVGIWRLVLLKNQPYDEPRRNGKVPKIITHRLFPQAQYSIWIDGKMELVVDPLLILERYLWRGKHTFAIAQHKHHRSIYEEADANKRRKRYARPLIDLHMKIYYYEGMKPWSSNKKTNSDVPEGAIIIREHTAVNNLFSCLWFNEVHLFTPRDQLSFGYVAYRLGESFEFFMFPNCEYNSLFVLHPHTREHSSPIEWVKQLDQLKKNSNLKESRGGLGLFTPYPGDLKSVVLPQITRTSKAG, encoded by the exons atggAGGGTGATCTTCAAAAGTCACTATCTTTGCGCCTAAATCGTAGAGGAGACCGAACTAATCAAAATCCTCAAGCTAAAG GGAGGGTACCCCAAGATTACCCTATGAGTATGAAGATTGTTTGGAAGAAAGGATTTGTTCGATTGGTTCTTGTAGGAGGCATCTTGTGGATGTTGTTAATTCTTGTTGCATTGTTGTTTCATATATGGTCGTGTCAATCTTCTGTCTCCTTTTTATCAg TCATGTGTAACAAAGATAGCAAGGTTTACTCCATGTTAGACACTTATGGACTTGTACCAAAACTTCACA GATGCCCGATTCCTCTTTTCGATGACCCTGATAAAATAGTTATCCCTACTCGAAGAACTTCCGACAAAATTGTCaaaaatttatcatattttacCGAAGATGAGATTCCAAATGATAGTTCCCAGTCATCTCCTCTTTTTGGAGGCCATCTAAGTTGGAAACAGAGGGAGGAGAGTTTCAAACTGAAGTCGAATATGAAG GTACACTGTGGATTTATCCAAGGTGGCGGTGCTGAAATGGATCCTATAGACATTAAATATGTTAAGAAATGCAAATTTGTTGTTGCATCTGGCATTTTTGACGGTTATGATATACCTCACCAACCATCAAATATAAGCCTTCGGTCAAAGAAACTTTTTTGCTTTCTTATGGTGGTTGATGAGGTATCTCTGAAATTCATGAGGGAAAATACTACTGTGGAAGAAGACAGTGCTGGTGGAAAATGGGTGGGAATTTGGCGACTTGTTCTTCTTAAGAATCAACCTTATGATGAACCAAGAAGGAATGGGAAGGTTCCTAAAATAATAACACACAGGTTGTTTCCTCAAGCACAATATAGTATATGGATCGATGGTAAAATGGAGCTGGTAGTTGATCCATTGCTTATCCTTGAGAG ATACCTATGGCGAGGGAAGCATACATTTGCCATTGCTCAACATAAGCATCACCGTAGTATATATGAGGAGGCTGATGCAAACAAGAGGCGAAAGCGATATGCACGACCCCTTATTGATCTTCACATGAAAATATACTATTACGAGGGGATGAAACCATGGAGTTCAAATAAAAAGACTAATAGCG ATGTCCCAGAGGGAGCGATTATCATTCGAGAACATACAGCGGTGAATAACTTGTTTAGCTGTTTGTGGTTTAATGAGGTTCACCTCTTCACACCGAGAGATCAACTGAGTTTTGGCTATGTTGCGTACAGATTAGGGGAGTCATTTGAGTTTTTCATGTTTCCAAACTGTGAATACAATTCATTGTTTGTGTTGCACCCTCACACAAGAGAGCACTCTTCTCCAATAGAATGGGTTAAACAGTTGGATCAACTTAAAAAGAATAGTAATTTAAAAGAAAGTAGGGGAGGATTAGGCTTGTTTACCCCTTATCCTGGGGATCTTAAGTCAGTTGTTCTGCCACAAATAACAAGAACATCAAAAGCAGGATGA
- the LOC11413795 gene encoding probable hexosyltransferase MUCI70 isoform X1, producing MEGDLQKSLSLRLNRRGDRTNQNPQAKDFDIGLFSSGRVPQDYPMSMKIVWKKGFVRLVLVGGILWMLLILVALLFHIWSCQSSVSFLSVMCNKDSKVYSMLDTYGLVPKLHRCPIPLFDDPDKIVIPTRRTSDKIVKNLSYFTEDEIPNDSSQSSPLFGGHLSWKQREESFKLKSNMKVHCGFIQGGGAEMDPIDIKYVKKCKFVVASGIFDGYDIPHQPSNISLRSKKLFCFLMVVDEVSLKFMRENTTVEEDSAGGKWVGIWRLVLLKNQPYDEPRRNGKVPKIITHRLFPQAQYSIWIDGKMELVVDPLLILERYLWRGKHTFAIAQHKHHRSIYEEADANKRRKRYARPLIDLHMKIYYYEGMKPWSSNKKTNSDVPEGAIIIREHTAVNNLFSCLWFNEVHLFTPRDQLSFGYVAYRLGESFEFFMFPNCEYNSLFVLHPHTREHSSPIEWVKQLDQLKKNSNLKESRGGLGLFTPYPGDLKSVVLPQITRTSKAG from the exons atggAGGGTGATCTTCAAAAGTCACTATCTTTGCGCCTAAATCGTAGAGGAGACCGAACTAATCAAAATCCTCAAGCTAAAG ATTTTGACATAGGATTGTTTTCTTCAGGGAGGGTACCCCAAGATTACCCTATGAGTATGAAGATTGTTTGGAAGAAAGGATTTGTTCGATTGGTTCTTGTAGGAGGCATCTTGTGGATGTTGTTAATTCTTGTTGCATTGTTGTTTCATATATGGTCGTGTCAATCTTCTGTCTCCTTTTTATCAg TCATGTGTAACAAAGATAGCAAGGTTTACTCCATGTTAGACACTTATGGACTTGTACCAAAACTTCACA GATGCCCGATTCCTCTTTTCGATGACCCTGATAAAATAGTTATCCCTACTCGAAGAACTTCCGACAAAATTGTCaaaaatttatcatattttacCGAAGATGAGATTCCAAATGATAGTTCCCAGTCATCTCCTCTTTTTGGAGGCCATCTAAGTTGGAAACAGAGGGAGGAGAGTTTCAAACTGAAGTCGAATATGAAG GTACACTGTGGATTTATCCAAGGTGGCGGTGCTGAAATGGATCCTATAGACATTAAATATGTTAAGAAATGCAAATTTGTTGTTGCATCTGGCATTTTTGACGGTTATGATATACCTCACCAACCATCAAATATAAGCCTTCGGTCAAAGAAACTTTTTTGCTTTCTTATGGTGGTTGATGAGGTATCTCTGAAATTCATGAGGGAAAATACTACTGTGGAAGAAGACAGTGCTGGTGGAAAATGGGTGGGAATTTGGCGACTTGTTCTTCTTAAGAATCAACCTTATGATGAACCAAGAAGGAATGGGAAGGTTCCTAAAATAATAACACACAGGTTGTTTCCTCAAGCACAATATAGTATATGGATCGATGGTAAAATGGAGCTGGTAGTTGATCCATTGCTTATCCTTGAGAG ATACCTATGGCGAGGGAAGCATACATTTGCCATTGCTCAACATAAGCATCACCGTAGTATATATGAGGAGGCTGATGCAAACAAGAGGCGAAAGCGATATGCACGACCCCTTATTGATCTTCACATGAAAATATACTATTACGAGGGGATGAAACCATGGAGTTCAAATAAAAAGACTAATAGCG ATGTCCCAGAGGGAGCGATTATCATTCGAGAACATACAGCGGTGAATAACTTGTTTAGCTGTTTGTGGTTTAATGAGGTTCACCTCTTCACACCGAGAGATCAACTGAGTTTTGGCTATGTTGCGTACAGATTAGGGGAGTCATTTGAGTTTTTCATGTTTCCAAACTGTGAATACAATTCATTGTTTGTGTTGCACCCTCACACAAGAGAGCACTCTTCTCCAATAGAATGGGTTAAACAGTTGGATCAACTTAAAAAGAATAGTAATTTAAAAGAAAGTAGGGGAGGATTAGGCTTGTTTACCCCTTATCCTGGGGATCTTAAGTCAGTTGTTCTGCCACAAATAACAAGAACATCAAAAGCAGGATGA
- the LOC11405208 gene encoding uncharacterized protein has product MPKVRRMRSPSIDCSESYPYPSISKNLDLPRPNFGSADEMKEWDDTRCPICMEIPHNTVLLKCSSYEKGCRPYMCNTSYRHSNCLDQFCKSFDSHLSSAMLEAIPLTSTVSHDWKAQSEPGNPSQCGSKLQPKLICPLCRGGIYGYMVSEPARRYMNCKKRSCSSETCEFQGTYPELRKHARLVHPSVRPTEVDPSRQYDWFRMEQERDFEDLFSSINASSDAGLSREGTMSPVAMVDLMSLVFREMYSSVEGNTDWIVSSDSRPRMPVQDEWSEAIHSIHMPATALGVLSETIHRVSDDTHTDWIMSNLFSDSIPRMPSHDRRSETMHRVSNDTQTNQLARWRSGLPSTHQLERNQRIHRARWRSNISPSRMPHSQIVENYYRESSPRVRTSSTRMPRVSQVPHTDPRSNNSSFRRIPGRHLRWRN; this is encoded by the coding sequence ATGCCAAAAGTTAGAAGAATGCGATCCCCGTCTATAGATTGCAGCGAATCATATCCCTATCCTTCCATCTCCAAAAATCTTGACCTACCTAGACCTAATTTTGGATCGGCTGATGAAATGAAAGAATGGGATGATACTAGGTGTCCTATTTGCATGGAAATTCCTCATAACACTGTTCTTCTGAAATGTTCTTCTTATGAGAAGGGTTGCCGACCTTATATGTGCAATACCAGTTACAGGCACTCCAACTGTCTTGACCAATTCTGTAAGTCGTTTGATTCTCATCTCTCATCAGCAATGCTGGAAGCAATTCCTCTCACGAGCACAGTCTCTCATGATTGGAAAGCTCAGTCAGAGCCTGGGAACCCCTCCCAATGTGGGAGCAAGTTGCAACCAAAGCTTATCTGCCCTCTTTGCCGGGGAGGAATATATGGATATATGGTATCGGAACCTGCTCGAAGGTATATGAACTGTAAAAAAAGGAGTTGTTCTTCTGAGACGTGTGAGTTCCAGGGCACATATCCAGAACTTAGGAAGCATGCTAGGCTGGTGCATCCTTCTGTTCGACCAACAGAAGTAGATCCGTCACGTCAGTATGACTGGTTTAGGATGGAACAGGAGAGGGACTTTGAAGATCTTTTTAGCTCAATCAATGCAAGTTCTGATGCAGGATTGAGCAGAGAAGGCACCATGTCACCTGTGGCTATGGTTGACTTGATGTCCCTTGTCTTCCGTGAAATGTACTCCTCTGTTGAAGGCAACACTGACTGGATCGTGTCTAGTGATTCAAGACCTAGAATGCCAGTACAGGACGAATGGTCTGAAGCAATACACTCGATACACATGCCAGCAACGGCATTGGGTGTATTGTCTGAAACAATACACAGGGTATCAGATGATACACACACTGACTGGATCATGTCTAATTTGTTTTCTGATTCAATACCTAGAATGCCATCACATGACAGAAGGTCTGAAACTATGCACAGGGTATCAAATGATACACAGACAAATCAATTAGCTAGATGGAGATCCGGTTTACCTTCAACACATCAACTGGAGAGAAATCAGAGAATTCATAGAGCTAGATGGAGATCAAACATTTCGCCTTCCAGGATGCCTCACAGTCAGATTGTTGAGAATTATTATAGAGAGTCGAGCCCCAGGGTCAGAACATCTTCAACAAGAATGCCTCGAGTTTCACAAGTTCCTCATACTGATCCCCGGAGCAACAATTCTTCGTTTAGAAGGATTCCTGGTCGTCATTTGCGTTGGCGCAATTAA